In the genome of uncultured Sphaerochaeta sp., the window CTGGATTGAGGGGATTCTGAACTACATCCTTGACAGCAAAGAGAGGAGCATCAGCATTGGTCATGAAACGCTTGTCAATGCTGATCGGCCCCGTTGATCCAAAGTCTTTTACCAGGAAGAGAGGAACATACCCATTGTAGTTGTATCTGTCAGGACCAAAATCTTTCATTCCTTCTGAGTACAGCTCATAGCCATGGTCCGACACAATGATGATACGAGTATTGTCATATACACCCAACTCTTGCAGATAGGCGAACCACAGACCAAGACGCTTCAGCGACGCAGCATTGATCTGGTATGAGGAACGGTCAAGCGGTCTGATCCCTTCAATTCCATCCAAGGGCGTAGTGGTATCAGTTACCACAGACCGTGGTTCATACTCTGGTGATTGAAGGAACACTGGTTGGTGCGGGGTATCGTTGGAAATGCTGATGAATGCATCTCCCTCCGGCCTTATTGTTGTCAAATCATTCAGGTAATAGAGTTGGGCATATGCATCAATAAACCCATCAGTTGATTGTGGTTTCTCTTCTTTCTGGAAATAACGGCCTTCCTCATAGAGCGTTCTTCTGATCATAGGAAAACTCGTTTTGAAGATGGCAAAGAGAGGGAGACGTTTCTTGATGAGATCACTCTCATACGAAGGATCCCAATCAAGCACATCGGCATGTTCCTTCTTGTACTGAACAGCAAATTTCCCATGATGATGCATGACCTTCATTTCAGGATAGGGACGGAAGGGAGTATAGTCTGCTTCCCACTTGTAGTTGCTGTAGGGAGGATTGGTGATGGTGACCGAGTAGCCTTCATCCAAAAAGAGTCGGGGCATGACCAACAACGCTTCATTGTGCTTGTCCACCAGCTTCTCATTCGTACGGGTATTCATTGCATCGGGAGTGTATTCATATCCTCCCATCATGGCAGGTGATCCATGCAACGTATTGTTTCCAAACGAGACCGTATTAGGGTAATAGACAAATCCTTTCAGCTGCTCTTGTAGTTGGGGAAGGTCTTCAAGAATTGTTGGAAAGAACGAGTTCATTGCACGGTCGAGGAATATGAATACAACATTCTTACCCGTCTTGGAAAATTGAAACACTGGCTTGATACTGCCAGAATCCGCATCCCCAGCGTCAGCCAAAGCAAGATTCTCGGTGTACTCACGATACTCCCTCTGGATGGTAACACATTGAAGCAATCCACTTGCCAGCGAACCAAGGGCAAGAATCATCATGGCAGTTTCAATCCAACGTGCCTTTCGATAACGCACTGCAAAAAATAGTGCAACAGCAATGATAAGCGTAACCACAAACGGGAGTACCATCATGGATGGTGATGCTTCTAGTAGTGAGGGGTTCTCAAACTGAAGCAAGGTGCTGACAATACCGTAATCACCAGTGAAGAAGAACAGATTGACCAAGGAGGAAAGAGACAGAATCATGAGCAATACTGCAAGTATTGCCTTCATGGGCCGCTTGGCCATGGCATAAACGAAGAAAGGCCACACCACCCACAGTCCAA includes:
- a CDS encoding YidC/Oxa1 family membrane protein insertase, coding for MHVLYLAIIHPLELLIEFFFIFFDKSFDDYGLAIVGISLVINLLALPLYHVAETLQRKERDVRIRLSDGVARIKEAFKGDEQYMILSTYYRQNHYHPAYALRSSVSLLIQVPFFIAAYNFLSHLAQLQGISFLFIPNLGAPDGMLSIGGISVNVLPIAMTLINIIAGAIYTKGFPLRDKIQLYAMALLFLALLYTSPAGLVFYWTLNNLFSLVKNVFYRLKRPLPVLYGIAVVGTIGLTIAIWIVHPTLSFANRIVFISGCLFVVLIPFLLKVGSSLYQQYLTDFAQADRNRNTLFLISGALLFLLHGLVIPANLISSSTIEFAFSGTVTNPLAYIGHTATVFFGLWVVWPFFVYAMAKRPMKAILAVLLMILSLSSLVNLFFFTGDYGIVSTLLQFENPSLLEASPSMMVLPFVVTLIIAVALFFAVRYRKARWIETAMMILALGSLASGLLQCVTIQREYREYTENLALADAGDADSGSIKPVFQFSKTGKNVVFIFLDRAMNSFFPTILEDLPQLQEQLKGFVYYPNTVSFGNNTLHGSPAMMGGYEYTPDAMNTRTNEKLVDKHNEALLVMPRLFLDEGYSVTITNPPYSNYKWEADYTPFRPYPEMKVMHHHGKFAVQYKKEHADVLDWDPSYESDLIKKRLPLFAIFKTSFPMIRRTLYEEGRYFQKEEKPQSTDGFIDAYAQLYYLNDLTTIRPEGDAFISISNDTPHQPVFLQSPEYEPRSVVTDTTTPLDGIEGIRPLDRSSYQINAASLKRLGLWFAYLQELGVYDNTRIIIVSDHGYELYSEGMKDFGPDRYNYNGYVPLFLVKDFGSTGPISIDKRFMTNADAPLFAVKDVVQNPLNPATQKNLYDQVNKKLVNAYYGPWDPRENTGAVFKHDPSHSFSVHDDIFVESNWAPIQH